The following is a genomic window from Spirosoma foliorum.
TCAAGTCCGGCTTTTTTGAACTACATAATAAAGCTTATATGTAGTTGATACGCGAAGCCAATTTGTTTCGTTGCGAAATGACCATTAATAAGTGCTTAAGATTGTTTAGGAATAGAGCGACCCTACTTTAGCTGTCTGATACACAGTATATAAATAATCAAAACGACGCCCGCAAAAATTAATACTTCCGGGTGCTGATACTCTAATAAATAGAATACATAGACACTGCAGAGTATCATGAGGATACCGGCTAGAACGGTTATGACGGATGGTTTACGCAAGACGAGACTAATGGACGGTCGATATAGATATAAAATAGCTGTTCCGTGAGGTTGTGTTTTACTTTAGTGTGTGTATGGTATTCAATCTGAGTTATCGGTATAGAGCGAACAAGATAGACCAGTGGTCTAATTAAAACAGAAATAGCCGGTCAGTCATTGACCGGCTATTTCTATTAAGCCTTAACGTTTTTGCGAACAACTAATACCCATCGTTCTGCTTCAGATAACCGGGTAGGTTGGATGCGCCATCGATGGCTGTTTGCGGAATTGGGAAAATACGCTTCTTGGGGTCAGTGTTCGTTTTTTCTGTCCAAGTACCCTCGTACTTGCCAAACCGGATCATATCGGTACGGCGAAGGGATTCCCAGTATAGCTCGAATCCACGTTCCCGAAACAACAGGTCCAGGGTCATGCTGGTGAGGGCTGGGGCAGGAGCCGTAACTGTCCGGGCAGTTCTAACCGTATTCACGTCGGCTAAGGCAGAGGCCGCATCGCCACTCTTGCGGAGTTTAGCTTCGGCCCGCATCAGGTAAATATCGGCTAGTCGCAGAATCACAATATCTGCATCGCCAAAATTCCGACCACTGGCTGATTTCTTGCTAAACTCATATTTCTCAACCCGATAGCCCGTATTATAATTGCTTCCGGCAACGGTGAAGTCAATTTGCTGGGTAAAATTAACGGGCAGCGTGGGCTTGTTCCGGGTGTCATAAAAGAGGGTCCCTACTTTATATTTACCGTCTGGACATTTTAAAAACACACCGTTCCGCCGGATCAAGCCGTATTGCTGGCCACGTAAAATACCCCTGTTAATATTAAAATCGGCTTCTGCCACACAAGAGTCAGCCGGGTTGGAGTAGATCGTCAGATTCTGTTTGTAGAAACGAGGATCTACTGTAGGGTCTTTGGGCGCATAAGCCGTAGCCCAACTCTGATAATAATCAGGGGTAATACCTGGCCCATCGGTGCCGTTAGCGGCCGGGTAGGCGGGTATGGGGAACTGATCGCCCGAAATAGAGAAGTAAGCCATCCGGTTTGTACCATTCAGGTCGGCCCGTTGATCGACGGCAAAAATTAGCTCTTTATTGTCATGGTTGTCGGAGTTGAAAATCGAGAAGAAGTCTTTCGACAGTGCGTATTGCCCTGACGAAATGATCTTGTCGCAGTACTCAACCGCCTTATCCATATCTTCTGGCTTGAACGTAAACTGGGTTGCATACCGATCCCGGTAAACGGCCGCGTTCATGTACAAACGAGCTAACAACCCCCAGACCGCACCTTTTGTCAGCCGACCAGGTCCTACAGTTGTTTCCAGATTGGGTTCTACGGCAAGAAATTCGGCTTTGATATACTCAACGGCCTGATCGCCCCGAAGAATGGTTGATGTAGCGCCCAGATCGTCTTTCACAAATACCAGTCCGAACAGGTCTAACGTCATCATGGAATAGTAAGCACGCATCCCTCTGGCTTCAGCCAGGTAAGTTTTCGTCACCGGATCTTTCAGCGTAGGCAGTGTATTGATCGCCGTAATGGATCTTGATACACCCTGCAAAATCAGATTCCAGGTGCTGTTCAGGTTTGGATCGGTACTGATCGTCGTATGCTGGTGCATAGCCAGATAGATACCGTTGTCGCCCCAGTCGGTGCCTCCCCGATACGGGAGAATGGCTTCGTCGGTGGAGATTTCCTGAATATTGAAGTAGTTGGTATGCAGGAAGATATCCGGCAATCGGGCATAAACAGGGGCGATAATGCCATCGGCTGCCTGCCGATCGGAAAGTCCCGAAACCGAGGCTTCGTCCAGCACGTTTTCGGCCAGATTGGTGCAACTATATATAAAGAGCGTGCCAACCAGAGCCAGCGCGGAAATGAGTTTCTTTTTCATGACTTCAGAATTAAAAAGTAAGGTTCAGGCCAAAAACAAACGTTTTCGCTTTCGGATAGCTGAGGTAGTCGATACCGTACGACGAAATCCCGTTGATGTTACGGTCAGTTACGTTTACCTCTGGGTCATAGCCATCATATTTGGTGATCACGAACAGATTCTGACCCGTAGCCGATAAGCGAATCCCCTGAATCCACTTGCCCATACCAATGAGTTTTGGGCTAAGGTTATAGCCTAACGACAGGTTATTCAACCGAAGGAAAGCCCCATTTTTCAGGTATCGGCTCGAAACGGGCGCCGAGTTGTTGATCGACTCGTTTGGCATAGCAATTGCCTCTGGCGTAACGTTCAGCCCTTTCGACAACCGCAACTTGTAAAAGTTGGCATTGGCGGTATTGTCGTAGATTTTGTTGCCAGATACGCCATTGAAATTGACCGATAAATCGAATCCTTTATAGGCAAAATTCGTGTGGAAGTTGAACTGCTTAGTTGGCAGAGCACTTCCAACGGCCAGACGGTCTTTATCCGTGATGATGCCGTCGCCATCCACATCCTGAAACTTACTGATTCCCTTATCATCAAGGCCAATGAAGTTTTTTAGGAAGAACGTACCGATGGGTTGACCGTTGATATAGCCGTTGATCGTAGCCGATGTCAGGCCAGAACCCGACGCGTTCCCGGAAGGAATAACGGTATAGGGCGAGTTATTAACCACATTGTCGATGAACGTAATATTGCCGCCAACATCGAATCGGAAGCCACTCAGACTCGCATATCGGTAATTCAAATCCACTTCAACACCCTGGTTGGTGATGGTCATATTCGGAACGTTGGTCCAGAAAGTACCCGCTGGCTGAACAGGATCGGATGGAATAACTTCGAGCAGAATGTTGTTCGATACTTTCCGGAAGTAATCCACCGAGCCAGACAAACCACCTTTAAACAGGGCAAAATCTACCCCTAAGTCGGTTTGTGTCGATACTTCCCATTGGATGTCGGGGTTGGCAAGGCGTGTATAAGACGTTCCGGCTGGATAGGCACCCGTTGGCGATAAGGGATAACTTGCTGATGCCGATACCTGGGAGGTAAACAGGGCCTGGGTAATTTTGGACGGAATTTCCTGATTACCGGTTTGGCCCCAACCCGCCCGAAGTTTCAGGTCGGTGAATGGACCGGATTTCATAAAGGCTTCTTCCGAAATCCGCCAGCCAGCCGAGAGCGATGGGAAAACCCCGTATTTGTTATTCGCCCCAAACTTGGATGATCCATCGGCCCGTACGGTGGCCGTCATCAGGTATTTGTCTTTGTAGTGATAGCTAACCCGCGAGAAAAACGACTGTAATTCATTCTCCGTTGCAAAGCCAGTGGGCCTATTGTTCGCTAACGTAAGTTCCTGACCT
Proteins encoded in this region:
- a CDS encoding RagB/SusD family nutrient uptake outer membrane protein, whose product is MKKKLISALALVGTLFIYSCTNLAENVLDEASVSGLSDRQAADGIIAPVYARLPDIFLHTNYFNIQEISTDEAILPYRGGTDWGDNGIYLAMHQHTTISTDPNLNSTWNLILQGVSRSITAINTLPTLKDPVTKTYLAEARGMRAYYSMMTLDLFGLVFVKDDLGATSTILRGDQAVEYIKAEFLAVEPNLETTVGPGRLTKGAVWGLLARLYMNAAVYRDRYATQFTFKPEDMDKAVEYCDKIISSGQYALSKDFFSIFNSDNHDNKELIFAVDQRADLNGTNRMAYFSISGDQFPIPAYPAANGTDGPGITPDYYQSWATAYAPKDPTVDPRFYKQNLTIYSNPADSCVAEADFNINRGILRGQQYGLIRRNGVFLKCPDGKYKVGTLFYDTRNKPTLPVNFTQQIDFTVAGSNYNTGYRVEKYEFSKKSASGRNFGDADIVILRLADIYLMRAEAKLRKSGDAASALADVNTVRTARTVTAPAPALTSMTLDLLFRERGFELYWESLRRTDMIRFGKYEGTWTEKTNTDPKKRIFPIPQTAIDGASNLPGYLKQNDGY